One region of Epilithonimonas zeae genomic DNA includes:
- a CDS encoding TonB-dependent receptor domain-containing protein, giving the protein MKKTLLSVILITPFLVLSQSITGKITQSGNEVSYAEIIASKKQIKQTIISDEKGNFTLKLPEDGVYQIVCILDGIEVLKDDITVNGTTKHDFAVEKKPAKEIEGVVVIAKKKLIERKADRLVFNIANSVASQGMDGIEALNNTPQIRVDENAGISMVGKSGIAVMINDRMLNLTGTELINYLKGLRSENIEKIEVITAPPSKYEAQGNSGLINIVLKKNQNLGWSGNLTTSLFQTTYAGFSNSATVNYQGEKLRSSLKLRQYDSQKHSYENYKIAGNDGMASSDDRRDFWNGGGLNYSIDYELNKKSSLGLVYDYGMGNSGMDITNTSDYFQKGNYTNTLSTYAEHRTKNKNNTISAYYDLKFGKRDNKLSITGNYFSNTPSSNIDFTTVDNSGNAFIVKTPSELDYKIYSGQADLTLPFELAKTETGIKFTTFDNNSDIRYQNLINGNFITDPLRTNLFNYKEKNYAAYMNMEKQLTEKWTIKAGLRYEYSTVNGVSASTGQETESSYGKLFPTFYLSYKADDDNTFNINYSKRINRPGFRAINPFRWYTNINSYYSGNPALNPSINHNFELSYLYKGKFSASAYFQRELDAFSQLVVLDGENKTSNFYNFFNKNSTGISVSFSDTLFSFWELNYSGDFSHMETQVFATDAASRKGNSTTFNLQNSFALKKDKTIQFFMNYWFRLPSNMGNVYSYFVGNFTSGVKLNMMNKDLQMNVYVSDIFRQAKSHGEIYYENSIHSFNNYYDGRNLTVSLTYNFGNRKVKAQDRNVKFEEKNRAN; this is encoded by the coding sequence ATGAAGAAGACATTGCTTTCAGTTATTTTAATAACTCCTTTTCTCGTTTTATCACAAAGTATCACAGGAAAGATCACTCAATCAGGGAATGAGGTTTCATATGCAGAGATCATTGCCTCTAAAAAACAAATAAAACAAACTATTATCTCCGACGAAAAAGGGAATTTCACTCTGAAACTTCCTGAAGATGGAGTTTATCAAATAGTTTGTATTCTTGACGGTATCGAAGTTTTAAAAGATGATATCACAGTCAACGGCACTACAAAACACGATTTTGCCGTTGAAAAAAAGCCTGCAAAAGAGATCGAAGGCGTAGTCGTAATAGCGAAAAAGAAATTGATCGAAAGAAAAGCGGACCGGCTGGTCTTTAACATCGCAAATTCTGTTGCTTCCCAGGGAATGGATGGTATAGAAGCGCTCAACAACACACCGCAAATCAGAGTTGATGAAAATGCGGGGATCTCCATGGTCGGGAAAAGCGGTATCGCAGTGATGATCAATGACAGGATGCTGAATCTTACAGGAACTGAGCTCATCAATTACCTTAAAGGTCTGCGTTCGGAAAACATTGAAAAAATAGAGGTCATTACCGCACCGCCGTCCAAATATGAAGCTCAGGGTAATAGTGGATTGATTAATATCGTTCTAAAGAAAAACCAGAACTTGGGCTGGAGCGGCAACCTGACAACAAGTCTTTTTCAGACCACCTATGCCGGATTTTCCAATTCCGCAACGGTCAATTATCAAGGTGAAAAACTAAGGTCATCACTGAAGCTCAGGCAGTATGACAGCCAGAAACATTCTTATGAGAACTACAAGATCGCAGGTAATGACGGAATGGCAAGCTCGGATGACAGAAGAGATTTCTGGAACGGCGGCGGACTTAATTACAGCATAGACTATGAGCTCAATAAAAAATCAAGTCTGGGACTGGTCTACGATTACGGAATGGGAAACTCCGGAATGGATATAACGAACACTTCAGATTATTTTCAAAAAGGGAACTATACCAACACGCTCTCTACTTACGCAGAGCACCGCACTAAAAATAAAAACAACACCATAAGCGCCTACTATGATCTGAAATTCGGAAAGCGGGATAACAAATTGAGTATTACCGGAAATTATTTTTCCAATACGCCCTCAAGCAATATCGATTTTACAACGGTAGACAATTCCGGCAATGCCTTCATCGTAAAAACACCGTCTGAACTCGATTACAAAATATATTCCGGTCAGGCAGATCTCACGCTTCCGTTTGAATTAGCAAAGACAGAGACCGGTATTAAATTCACCACCTTTGATAACAACTCCGACATCAGATACCAAAATCTGATCAACGGAAATTTTATTACAGATCCGCTGAGAACCAATCTGTTTAATTATAAAGAAAAGAACTATGCTGCATATATGAACATGGAAAAGCAACTGACAGAAAAATGGACTATCAAAGCTGGTTTAAGATATGAATATTCGACTGTCAACGGTGTATCAGCCTCCACCGGGCAGGAGACAGAAAGTTCTTATGGTAAACTGTTTCCAACCTTCTATCTATCATACAAAGCTGATGATGACAATACTTTCAATATTAATTACTCCAAAAGGATCAACCGGCCGGGCTTCCGTGCCATCAATCCATTTCGCTGGTATACGAATATTAACTCCTACTATTCCGGAAACCCGGCTTTAAATCCTTCTATCAATCATAATTTTGAACTTTCTTACCTGTATAAAGGGAAATTTTCTGCATCTGCGTATTTTCAGAGAGAATTAGATGCTTTCAGCCAGCTTGTAGTTTTAGATGGAGAAAATAAGACCAGCAACTTCTATAATTTCTTTAATAAAAACAGTACCGGGATTTCCGTAAGTTTTTCAGACACTTTATTCAGTTTCTGGGAATTAAATTACTCAGGTGATTTCTCTCATATGGAAACGCAGGTTTTTGCGACCGATGCAGCTTCCAGAAAAGGAAACAGCACGACTTTCAACCTCCAGAATAGTTTTGCTTTAAAAAAAGACAAAACAATCCAATTTTTTATGAATTACTGGTTTCGACTGCCTTCAAATATGGGTAATGTTTATTCATATTTTGTCGGAAATTTCACATCCGGCGTCAAATTAAATATGATGAACAAAGATCTTCAGATGAATGTATATGTTTCTGATATTTTCCGCCAGGCTAAAAGTCACGGGGAGATCTACTATGAGAACTCAATCCACTCATTCAACAATTACTATGACGGACGAAACCTGACCGTTTCGTTGACTTACAATTTTGGAAATAGAAAAGTAAAAGCACAGGATCGGAATGTTAAATTTGAGGAGAAGAACAGAGCGAATTGA
- a CDS encoding Crp/Fnr family transcriptional regulator encodes MISPIDSKPSDFFQFVEHHCRLDEKSGSALHPIIREQAYKKGDILLEEGKICNKIYFLNVGLVKTLLTTDSREFTMRFFSEGNVFSVLDSFIQQKPSIYDIVALEDSTVSYILYDDLQTLCKEYHQIETFYRKLLSMAVIEMMSRVSHSLEETGIVAYNRFLKDQGHLLQRISLADLASYLGITQVSLSRIRRVK; translated from the coding sequence ATGATAAGCCCAATCGATTCAAAACCATCAGATTTTTTTCAATTTGTAGAACATCATTGCCGCTTGGATGAAAAATCCGGCAGTGCATTACATCCTATAATAAGGGAACAAGCATATAAAAAAGGGGATATTCTTCTAGAGGAAGGGAAGATCTGCAATAAAATATACTTTTTAAATGTCGGGCTTGTAAAAACCCTATTGACTACTGACAGCCGGGAATTTACGATGCGCTTCTTTTCGGAAGGCAATGTGTTTTCGGTGTTGGATAGTTTTATTCAACAAAAACCTTCCATTTACGATATTGTAGCACTCGAAGACTCTACGGTAAGCTATATTCTCTATGATGATCTTCAAACATTATGTAAGGAGTATCATCAGATCGAAACATTTTACCGCAAGCTCCTTTCTATGGCAGTTATTGAAATGATGAGCAGAGTGAGCCATTCGCTCGAGGAAACGGGAATTGTTGCATATAATAGATTTTTAAAAGATCAGGGGCATCTCCTACAGAGAATCAGTCTGGCCGACCTTGCCTCCTATCTGGGAATTACCCAAGTGTCCTTGAGCAGGATTCGAAGGGTGAAATAG
- a CDS encoding VOC family protein, which yields MSLNHINLVVKDVDKALHLFTNYFGFSMITNRNSKMAVLENNDQFALVIWGQVLNKKEDIPEYPENFHIGFYQQDQEAVWNMYLKLQEEENLRFEEEPKSIRNTFGFYFYFENLMIEISVNPFKESVG from the coding sequence ATGAGTTTGAATCATATCAATCTGGTGGTAAAGGATGTAGACAAGGCTTTGCATTTATTTACAAATTATTTCGGCTTCAGCATGATCACCAACCGAAACAGCAAAATGGCGGTTCTGGAAAACAATGATCAATTCGCCCTTGTGATCTGGGGACAAGTATTGAATAAAAAGGAAGATATACCTGAGTATCCCGAGAATTTTCATATCGGATTTTATCAGCAAGATCAGGAAGCTGTTTGGAATATGTACTTAAAGCTTCAGGAGGAAGAAAACTTACGATTTGAAGAAGAACCGAAATCGATCAGAAATACGTTTGGGTTCTATTTCTATTTTGAAAATCTTATGATAGAGATTAGTGTGAATCCGTTTAAGGAAAGTGTTGGATGA
- a CDS encoding helix-turn-helix domain-containing protein yields MKSQINQLEYLSIKPDNSLSDIVESVWMVKNHDDEKREGIIVPDGKIDLFLFSGEDENFEIFISGICTGPVIKPPFPRSTMFAISFHPIAAEYIFKKSIADLKDTKQTLPCDYWGFSKNDLEHFEQFYKKACEIVKAKLEKKIDDRKKNLFELIYLSKGETTVEELSKKVSWSSRQINRYFNAWLGVSLKSYINIIRFSNSLKQLKKGDFYPELNYGDQSHFIREVKKFAGVKPTILNKNENDRFIQLSLMPEN; encoded by the coding sequence ATGAAATCACAAATAAATCAATTAGAGTATTTATCGATTAAACCCGACAATTCCCTTTCAGATATAGTAGAAAGTGTCTGGATGGTAAAAAATCATGATGATGAAAAAAGAGAAGGGATCATCGTTCCTGACGGGAAAATAGATCTATTCCTTTTTTCAGGAGAAGATGAGAATTTTGAGATCTTTATATCGGGGATTTGCACCGGGCCTGTCATCAAACCACCATTCCCCCGATCGACGATGTTTGCCATAAGCTTTCATCCGATAGCCGCTGAATATATTTTTAAAAAATCTATTGCGGATTTAAAAGATACTAAACAAACTCTCCCTTGCGATTATTGGGGATTTTCTAAAAACGATCTGGAACACTTTGAGCAATTTTATAAGAAAGCCTGCGAGATTGTTAAGGCAAAACTTGAAAAGAAAATCGATGACCGTAAGAAGAATTTGTTTGAGCTGATTTATTTATCAAAAGGAGAAACAACTGTTGAGGAATTATCAAAAAAAGTTTCTTGGAGCAGCAGGCAGATTAACCGCTATTTTAATGCGTGGTTGGGAGTTTCATTGAAATCATACATAAATATCATCCGTTTTTCAAATTCATTGAAACAACTGAAAAAGGGCGATTTCTACCCGGAACTTAATTATGGTGATCAATCCCATTTTATAAGGGAAGTAAAGAAATTCGCTGGGGTAAAACCTACGATCTTAAACAAAAACGAAAACGACCGATTTATCCAATTGAGCCTGATGCCGGAAAATTAA
- a CDS encoding helix-turn-helix transcriptional regulator has product MNLSKNRKQMLDLAERLGVPASDFSDNLNLLRLNEVHIVDMLPEMLLMTRSVIAEETFIYRRKPIDAVKSGLLISFQNISGYSSDHNENHYNEKSRQVRPHVRISPLHLESEVVFPKGSKISQITILIELDFLKSFIGKDQETFAYLFNDEKTLLIEEFLSPDMADLVNEIAGTPEMGILSEAYYKLKALELLYLLFKNLSMRQQVVHQNLRADEIAGLYRVRDAISSSPERPLTQDELVRVSGMNMLKLRKLFTQIFGKGIYEYGQYLRMQEAAKLMQEKNLSVSETGYQLGFTNLSYFGRLFEQHFGLKPKKWSSQHRLKGK; this is encoded by the coding sequence ATGAATTTATCTAAAAACAGGAAGCAGATGCTTGATCTGGCAGAGAGATTGGGAGTGCCTGCATCGGACTTCAGTGACAACCTGAACCTTTTGCGGCTTAATGAGGTTCACATTGTTGATATGCTTCCGGAAATGTTATTAATGACCCGATCTGTTATTGCGGAAGAAACATTCATATACAGAAGAAAACCTATCGATGCTGTTAAAAGTGGTCTGCTTATATCTTTCCAGAATATTTCCGGCTATTCTTCAGATCATAACGAGAATCACTATAATGAAAAATCACGTCAAGTAAGGCCTCATGTCCGGATAAGTCCTCTCCATCTGGAAAGTGAAGTGGTGTTTCCGAAAGGATCTAAGATCAGTCAAATCACGATACTGATCGAACTCGATTTTCTCAAAAGTTTTATCGGAAAAGATCAGGAGACATTCGCTTATCTTTTCAATGATGAAAAAACTTTATTGATAGAAGAATTTTTGTCACCTGACATGGCCGACCTGGTGAATGAAATTGCAGGAACTCCTGAGATGGGTATACTCTCTGAAGCTTACTACAAATTGAAAGCATTGGAGCTGCTTTACCTGCTGTTTAAAAACCTTTCCATGCGGCAGCAAGTCGTGCATCAGAACCTGCGGGCTGATGAGATAGCAGGTCTTTACCGTGTAAGGGATGCCATTTCATCTTCACCAGAACGACCGTTGACGCAGGATGAGCTGGTGAGGGTCAGTGGAATGAACATGCTCAAACTCAGAAAGCTTTTTACACAGATCTTTGGAAAGGGCATCTATGAGTATGGCCAATACCTGAGGATGCAGGAGGCGGCTAAACTGATGCAGGAGAAGAATCTTTCGGTCTCTGAAACAGGATATCAGCTAGGCTTTACCAATCTGAGTTATTTCGGAAGGTTGTTTGAGCAACATTTTGGCCTGAAACCCAAGAAATGGAGTTCGCAGCATCGGTTGAAAGGCAAGTAA
- a CDS encoding FAD-dependent monooxygenase, with protein MKKNILISGGGIAGLTAAKLLTAQGHQVTVIDRALSFTRAGFLISLKSFGVRIMEELGLMEELQAASSPSEFVSFLEKDEQVIQRISYEKMNENIERSVLISRGGLHHVLYENLKGQVNILLDTTISEITSTDNKTEVTLSDGSRMAADLVIISEGLRSSTRERYFTNSHMEDFNTLYMGGRLQAEHSYPVGAFKVYIDVNKMLSIYPIANNEIAIQCYIHHTGDIAKIKQRSAELLESSFNDYSTEVKDLLTRFAEEGLMFVDKMGMVETPDLVNGNLVLLGDAGYCPTALSGMGASLSIYGAKALSHFISKTPDDLTSACSNYNILMQPIIRKFQGNARNNASSFIPADAQKLDRFVDSFRSASDIELKRIMTDPIVLNEEQLNFKIS; from the coding sequence ATGAAAAAGAACATTTTAATATCCGGTGGTGGAATTGCTGGACTAACGGCCGCAAAATTGCTAACAGCGCAGGGCCATCAAGTTACGGTGATCGACAGGGCTTTATCTTTTACTAGGGCAGGTTTTCTAATTTCCCTGAAGAGTTTCGGTGTCCGGATCATGGAAGAACTCGGCTTGATGGAAGAATTGCAGGCGGCATCTTCCCCATCCGAGTTTGTAAGTTTCCTGGAAAAAGATGAGCAGGTCATCCAACGCATCAGCTATGAAAAAATGAATGAGAATATTGAACGCTCGGTATTGATCTCGCGTGGCGGACTTCACCACGTATTATATGAAAATCTAAAAGGCCAAGTAAACATTCTTTTAGACACAACAATCTCCGAGATCACTTCGACGGATAATAAAACCGAGGTGACACTTTCTGACGGATCTCGGATGGCAGCAGATCTTGTAATTATATCTGAAGGCTTACGTTCTTCAACACGGGAACGCTATTTTACCAATTCACACATGGAAGACTTCAATACATTGTATATGGGTGGAAGGCTGCAGGCTGAACATTCGTATCCTGTAGGTGCTTTTAAGGTCTATATTGATGTGAATAAAATGCTTTCCATCTACCCGATTGCAAACAACGAAATTGCTATCCAGTGCTACATCCATCATACGGGTGATATTGCAAAGATAAAGCAAAGGTCGGCGGAATTATTAGAAAGCTCTTTCAATGATTATAGCACCGAGGTAAAGGATCTGCTCACCCGTTTTGCAGAGGAAGGCCTAATGTTTGTTGATAAGATGGGAATGGTAGAGACTCCGGATCTGGTCAATGGGAACCTTGTTCTGCTGGGTGACGCAGGATACTGCCCCACCGCCCTCTCCGGTATGGGAGCCTCGCTTTCTATTTACGGAGCAAAGGCATTATCACATTTTATCAGCAAAACGCCCGATGACCTGACATCCGCCTGCAGCAATTATAATATATTGATGCAACCCATCATCCGTAAATTTCAGGGCAATGCCAGAAACAATGCCTCTTCATTCATCCCTGCTGATGCGCAGAAGCTTGACCGGTTTGTAGACTCTTTCAGGTCTGCATCCGACATCGAACTGAAAAGAATAATGACCGATCCAATCGTACTCAATGAAGAGCAGTTGAACTTTAAGATCAGTTAA
- a CDS encoding SDR family NAD(P)-dependent oxidoreductase: MKKVFITGANKGIGFATAQQLLQKGFFVYLGCRSLERGSQALEQLRSEGLTNAEIVQIDITSDESVTNARIELAKKTDELDVLINNVGITGNMPQDALTATVSEFENVLNTNLYGTLRVIQAFTELLKKSEEPQIINISSSIGSLTLHSDVKWKYFENANLFMVYAVSKAALNMYTISLANQLPKFRIHLVDPGFIKTDLTNNQGSGTPEDAAKTIVSTVVDKNVPSGKFVSQDHDPESQQCPW, translated from the coding sequence ATGAAAAAAGTATTCATTACCGGAGCCAATAAAGGAATTGGTTTCGCTACAGCCCAACAACTTTTACAAAAAGGATTCTTTGTGTATCTCGGATGCCGCAGTTTGGAAAGGGGTTCACAAGCCTTGGAACAATTGAGATCAGAAGGATTGACCAACGCCGAAATTGTGCAGATTGATATTACCAGTGACGAATCTGTAACAAATGCCCGGATTGAACTTGCCAAAAAAACAGATGAATTAGATGTATTAATAAATAATGTAGGTATTACAGGAAATATGCCGCAAGATGCTTTGACAGCAACAGTTTCTGAATTCGAAAACGTCTTAAACACTAATTTATACGGAACTTTAAGAGTCATTCAGGCGTTTACGGAGCTATTAAAAAAATCTGAAGAGCCACAAATTATTAACATCAGTTCAAGTATCGGCTCATTAACGCTTCATAGTGATGTTAAATGGAAATATTTCGAAAACGCCAATCTATTTATGGTGTATGCAGTATCAAAAGCTGCACTCAACATGTACACGATTTCGCTGGCAAATCAACTTCCGAAGTTTCGAATTCATCTCGTTGATCCGGGATTTATAAAAACCGACCTGACAAATAATCAAGGAAGCGGAACACCTGAAGACGCTGCAAAGACAATTGTGAGTACGGTAGTGGACAAAAATGTACCGTCAGGAAAGTTTGTTAGTCAAGATCATGATCCTGAATCACAACAATGTCCGTGGTAA
- a CDS encoding Crp/Fnr family transcriptional regulator — MKEFTDFLSQFGNLNRQQIELIGSKSITLKLNKNDHFWEMGKASKYVGFVKSGILRVYYNNDKGDEVTHYLVEENHWLSDWDNQDQSVIPIANLQAITPCSFVAFLKKDWNLLLQSVDGLNDTIQKIIINHKSKKLERRSRLICEDTTERYLSFLEQYPNMVNRIPLSYVASYLGMKQPSLSRVRKNIR; from the coding sequence ATGAAGGAATTTACAGACTTTTTATCACAATTTGGAAATTTGAACCGACAGCAAATTGAATTAATTGGAAGTAAATCAATTACACTGAAGCTGAATAAGAATGATCACTTTTGGGAGATGGGAAAAGCATCAAAATATGTTGGTTTCGTTAAAAGCGGAATTCTTCGCGTTTATTACAACAATGATAAAGGAGATGAAGTTACCCATTACTTGGTTGAAGAAAATCATTGGCTCTCAGATTGGGATAATCAGGATCAAAGTGTAATACCGATCGCAAATTTGCAGGCTATAACTCCATGTTCTTTTGTAGCATTCTTAAAAAAAGATTGGAACTTGCTATTACAGTCTGTTGATGGATTAAATGATACCATTCAGAAGATCATTATAAATCATAAGTCAAAAAAACTGGAAAGAAGGAGCCGGTTGATCTGCGAAGACACTACTGAACGATATTTGTCTTTCCTCGAGCAATATCCCAATATGGTCAATCGCATTCCGCTTTCCTATGTTGCATCATACCTGGGAATGAAACAGCCATCCTTAAGTAGAGTAAGAAAAAACATCCGCTGA
- a CDS encoding linear amide C-N hydrolase, giving the protein MNSFFFRLTVIFSIAYSVESEACSAFLLTGKDHNVVGFNENWKTMPGMIVINKRDVPKRNISWQNLTTDQTQANKQWTSKFGSVTFNLLGYDFPCYGVNEKGLFLVELYLEETTKLYNPKQADMFWAQWIQYQLDNYKTVKEVVDHLNDGPNIDWWPNAAGSHFFLTDAKGNSATIALLNGKYTVLTSKEMPMPLLCNNQYHKDLNAAKKFDFLGGNEKFDFDQNKKWEDRYNRAYYMLKNYKYDKKPVDYAWNILNSIHPGEWQTVIDTKTMHLYFRSDLKKEVKTIDISNLDFSKNTVVKYLDIHTDEKGTVNRYFQNLTVSKNNQYVEQGFPIGYDNKEFGTSSIFEKLKKNIMKFFENILPAS; this is encoded by the coding sequence ATGAACTCTTTCTTTTTTCGCCTTACTGTAATTTTCTCTATTGCTTATTCGGTCGAAAGTGAAGCCTGCTCCGCTTTTTTACTGACTGGAAAAGATCACAATGTCGTTGGGTTCAATGAAAACTGGAAAACAATGCCAGGAATGATCGTGATCAACAAACGCGATGTCCCGAAAAGAAACATCAGCTGGCAAAATCTGACCACTGATCAAACACAGGCCAATAAACAATGGACCTCAAAATTCGGTTCCGTTACCTTTAATCTTTTAGGCTATGATTTCCCATGCTATGGCGTCAACGAAAAAGGTCTTTTTTTGGTTGAATTATATCTGGAAGAAACGACTAAACTTTACAATCCCAAGCAGGCTGATATGTTCTGGGCACAATGGATTCAGTATCAGCTGGATAATTACAAAACGGTAAAAGAAGTCGTAGATCATCTTAATGATGGTCCAAACATTGACTGGTGGCCCAATGCGGCGGGAAGTCACTTTTTCCTGACCGACGCAAAAGGAAATTCTGCAACGATTGCTTTATTGAACGGGAAATACACCGTACTTACCAGCAAGGAAATGCCTATGCCTCTGCTGTGCAATAATCAGTACCACAAGGACCTGAATGCGGCTAAAAAGTTTGATTTTCTTGGCGGAAATGAAAAGTTTGATTTTGATCAAAACAAAAAATGGGAAGATCGTTATAACCGTGCCTATTATATGCTGAAGAATTATAAATATGATAAGAAACCTGTAGATTATGCCTGGAATATTTTAAATTCCATACATCCCGGTGAATGGCAGACAGTTATTGATACGAAGACAATGCATCTGTATTTCAGATCCGACCTTAAAAAAGAGGTAAAAACCATCGACATCAGCAACTTGGATTTTTCTAAAAATACGGTTGTAAAATATCTGGATATTCATACGGATGAAAAAGGAACCGTTAATCGTTACTTTCAAAACCTGACTGTTTCGAAAAACAATCAGTATGTTGAGCAAGGATTCCCCATCGGGTATGACAATAAGGAATTTGGAACCTCCAGTATTTTCGAGAAATTAAAAAAGAATATTATGAAATTCTTTGAAAACATTTTACCTGCATCTTAA
- the thiM gene encoding hydroxyethylthiazole kinase produces MENNLWQHILHVRKTSPLVHNITNYVVMNNTANALLAIGASPIMAHAKSEVEDMVTISNALVINIGTVDEYWEEAMVLAANKANQSEKSWILDPVGAGASPYRDSVLNKLISLNPTVIRGNASEIIALAKANTTPTKGVDSTAKSDQTVEAAKKLVQNYNSLVCISGETDIVVSHDRIIYLKNGHPMMTKVTGLGCSATALIGAFTGVIDDKTEAVVAAMSLIGIAGELAAEKSTGPGSLQLHLIDKLYNLTEEEFFAHLKLVE; encoded by the coding sequence ATGGAAAACAATCTCTGGCAACACATCCTGCACGTAAGAAAAACTTCGCCCCTCGTTCATAATATCACCAATTACGTCGTGATGAACAATACCGCCAATGCACTCTTAGCAATCGGCGCTTCGCCAATTATGGCCCACGCAAAATCCGAGGTGGAAGATATGGTAACTATCTCAAATGCTTTGGTCATCAATATTGGAACGGTTGATGAATACTGGGAAGAAGCAATGGTTTTAGCAGCTAATAAAGCCAACCAATCAGAAAAATCCTGGATATTAGATCCCGTTGGAGCAGGTGCTAGTCCCTATCGTGACTCAGTTTTAAACAAGCTAATATCCTTAAATCCTACAGTTATCCGGGGCAATGCTTCCGAGATTATTGCTCTCGCAAAGGCGAATACTACGCCTACCAAAGGAGTAGACAGTACGGCAAAAAGTGATCAGACCGTTGAAGCTGCAAAAAAGCTAGTCCAAAATTACAATTCGTTGGTCTGTATTTCCGGTGAAACTGATATTGTTGTTAGCCACGATCGAATTATTTATTTGAAAAACGGACATCCGATGATGACAAAAGTAACGGGACTCGGTTGTTCGGCAACAGCACTCATTGGTGCATTCACCGGAGTTATTGACGATAAGACGGAAGCTGTGGTTGCCGCAATGAGTTTGATAGGTATAGCAGGAGAACTGGCCGCTGAAAAAAGTACAGGTCCCGGAAGTTTACAGCTCCACCTCATCGACAAATTATATAATCTGACGGAAGAGGAATTTTTCGCTCATCTAAAGCTGGTCGAATGA
- the thiE gene encoding thiamine phosphate synthase, whose product MSLHSAFPYQLYLVISEKDCLGKNFLKVAEQSILGGVDIIQLREKDASTEDFLFKALKLKEITDKYNIPLIINDHSEVAKKVDSAGIHVGNNDVSPSALRNQQFFKNKIIGYSIEYLAQLENEYTELSDYLGVSPIFSTNTKRDTVTEWGLEGLSKIRSLTSKPLVAIGNINISNANAIIKAGADTIAVVSAVCAAENPEKAAFTLKNEILK is encoded by the coding sequence ATGAGTTTACATTCTGCATTTCCTTATCAATTGTATTTGGTCATTTCCGAAAAAGATTGCCTGGGCAAGAATTTTCTTAAAGTGGCTGAACAATCAATCTTAGGTGGCGTTGACATAATTCAGCTTCGTGAAAAAGATGCTTCAACTGAAGATTTTCTTTTTAAAGCTTTAAAACTAAAAGAAATTACCGATAAATACAACATTCCCCTGATTATTAATGATCATTCTGAAGTTGCTAAAAAAGTAGATTCTGCAGGCATTCACGTTGGGAACAATGATGTATCGCCATCAGCTCTCAGAAATCAGCAATTTTTTAAGAATAAGATCATCGGATATTCCATTGAATATCTTGCTCAGTTGGAAAATGAATACACGGAGCTATCAGATTATTTGGGAGTCAGTCCCATATTCAGCACCAATACTAAAAGAGATACGGTTACAGAATGGGGACTGGAAGGTTTGTCTAAAATACGATCACTAACCAGTAAACCGCTTGTTGCCATTGGAAATATTAATATATCCAATGCAAATGCGATCATCAAAGCAGGAGCAGACACAATCGCAGTGGTATCCGCTGTCTGTGCAGCAGAAAATCCAGAAAAAGCGGCATTCACACTTAAAAATGAAATATTGAAATGA